One window of Myxococcales bacterium genomic DNA carries:
- a CDS encoding cytochrome c3 family protein, producing MSDETNPDTEPTPPGPTADAPTRRPWWTSRGVWALVAVVLLAAASSAGAWKLDRIAKDPKFCDSCHIESTRNAHDSAHNGQRCTDCHANRFEENVRQWTYSLWSKTKTTPHGKFDKTTCKKCHTNGNSESWHMARSLGHAKHVLKSEDPLECFDCHAWKEHRSDPDPATCGKCHDDIKVFGQHRLEGRKEKISCTSCHNYLAKVGGGAQTPSHDCRRCHGGVAKSERSQRFAEVIEAKGIPPSQIHGNLKACSLCHSPHEEDPKKRSKGAECSRCHVKIPGEYHHEKQPEKFNCDSCHEAHGEREDLRKGCHKCHEQQAKQTKTVAARHDRCSECHKAHEFKATFAGCRECHADQVTMLAGWKSETHAECTNCHKPHSTREEDTTCAKCHKKPGHEHKSCTTCHDAHQSKTEVKTCGSCHERQAHAAARAPAKHRAGACFTCHQPHAMAGTGAVCKKCHAKESQSVVAARIDKHTRCSSCHQTHAFSADVEVCRSCHQNPTTGAHTGKCNDCHQAHGPPLGQAASCRNCHKEVAQPAGKHAQCNTCHKGSHGAVKAQACSTCHASQNTSVQLWGPRSHENCTQCHQTHNPASPKPCGQCHKKEEQKVQRTKHLCTSCHDAHQPPRQLWTACAKCHTTQAAAVKARGAKHSACNSCHQPHDATAPTCASCHKSLPRAHAEKGHEKCTDCHDTHRNKNPTRSDCLKCHTTRANHFPDAQRCYGCHLFNSK from the coding sequence TTGAGCGACGAAACCAATCCCGATACAGAACCCACGCCTCCGGGCCCCACGGCCGACGCTCCCACGCGCCGCCCGTGGTGGACGTCCCGTGGGGTGTGGGCGCTCGTCGCCGTCGTGCTACTCGCCGCCGCCAGCTCGGCCGGTGCGTGGAAGCTGGATCGCATCGCCAAGGACCCGAAGTTCTGCGACTCCTGTCACATCGAGTCGACGCGGAACGCCCACGACAGCGCGCACAACGGGCAACGCTGCACGGACTGTCACGCGAACCGCTTCGAGGAGAACGTTCGCCAGTGGACGTACTCGTTGTGGTCCAAGACCAAGACGACACCGCACGGGAAATTCGACAAGACCACATGCAAGAAGTGTCACACGAACGGCAACAGCGAGTCGTGGCACATGGCGCGGAGCCTCGGGCACGCCAAACACGTGCTCAAATCGGAAGACCCGCTCGAGTGCTTCGACTGTCATGCCTGGAAAGAGCATCGGTCCGACCCCGATCCCGCAACGTGCGGCAAGTGCCATGACGACATAAAGGTGTTCGGGCAACACCGGCTCGAGGGTCGAAAGGAGAAGATCAGCTGCACTTCATGCCACAACTACCTGGCCAAGGTCGGCGGTGGCGCCCAGACTCCGTCGCACGACTGCCGTCGCTGTCACGGCGGCGTCGCGAAGAGTGAACGCAGCCAGCGCTTCGCGGAGGTCATCGAGGCCAAGGGCATCCCGCCCTCACAGATTCACGGCAACCTGAAGGCCTGCAGCCTGTGTCACAGCCCTCACGAGGAGGACCCCAAGAAGCGGTCCAAGGGCGCCGAGTGCTCGCGCTGCCACGTCAAGATCCCCGGCGAGTACCACCACGAGAAACAGCCCGAGAAGTTCAACTGCGACTCCTGCCACGAAGCGCACGGCGAGCGCGAAGACCTCCGCAAGGGCTGCCACAAGTGCCACGAGCAGCAGGCCAAGCAGACGAAGACGGTCGCCGCACGCCACGACCGCTGCTCCGAGTGCCACAAGGCTCACGAGTTCAAGGCGACGTTCGCGGGTTGCCGCGAGTGCCACGCCGACCAGGTGACGATGCTGGCGGGCTGGAAGAGCGAGACGCACGCCGAGTGCACCAACTGCCACAAGCCCCACAGCACGCGTGAGGAGGACACCACCTGCGCCAAGTGCCACAAGAAGCCTGGCCACGAGCACAAGTCCTGCACGACGTGTCACGACGCGCATCAGTCCAAGACCGAGGTCAAGACCTGCGGCAGTTGCCACGAGAGGCAGGCTCACGCGGCGGCTCGTGCTCCCGCCAAGCACCGCGCGGGAGCCTGCTTCACGTGTCACCAACCACACGCCATGGCCGGCACCGGCGCGGTCTGCAAGAAGTGCCACGCGAAGGAGTCGCAGAGCGTCGTCGCTGCCAGGATCGACAAACACACGCGCTGCTCCAGCTGTCACCAGACTCACGCTTTTTCGGCGGACGTCGAGGTCTGCCGCTCGTGCCACCAGAACCCAACGACGGGCGCGCACACCGGCAAATGCAACGACTGCCATCAGGCCCACGGCCCACCGCTCGGGCAGGCCGCGTCGTGCCGGAACTGCCACAAGGAAGTCGCGCAACCCGCCGGCAAACACGCCCAATGCAACACCTGCCACAAGGGCTCGCACGGCGCCGTGAAGGCCCAGGCCTGCAGCACGTGCCATGCCTCGCAGAACACGTCGGTTCAGCTCTGGGGTCCGCGTTCGCACGAGAACTGCACGCAGTGTCACCAGACGCACAACCCCGCGAGCCCGAAGCCCTGCGGTCAGTGCCACAAGAAGGAAGAGCAAAAGGTCCAGCGCACCAAGCACTTGTGTACGTCGTGCCACGATGCCCATCAGCCGCCGCGACAACTGTGGACGGCCTGCGCGAAGTGCCACACCACTCAAGCCGCGGCGGTCAAGGCCCGAGGGGCCAAACACTCCGCATGCAATTCCTGCCATCAGCCGCACGACGCAACGGCCCCGACTTGTGCCTCGTGCCACAAGTCACTGCCGCGAGCCCACGCCGAAAAAGGCCACGAGAAGTGCACGGACTGTCACGACACCCACCGCAACAAGAACCCAACGCGGAGCGACTGTCTGAAGTGCCACACGACCCGCGCCAACCACTTCCCCGATGCCCAGCGTTGCTACGGGTGTCACCTGTTCAACAGCAAGTGA
- a CDS encoding efflux RND transporter permease subunit gives MIGRLARLVVEYPLLTILGVLALIVVGVRSYQTLPIDAVPDLTNVQVQVLTSAPGLSPTEVERLVTQPVEVAMTGVPHVTRIRSVSRSGVSAVTLVFDDATELSAARELVAQRLPAAREVIPPSAGRPELGPLTTSLGEVYHFTVRWPGHSLREIRMLLDWDIAYRLRSVPGVVEVNSWGGDTRQIEVRLEERSLLANGVTAEMVEEAVLGAGQNVSAGFVERSEEGTFVRAEASYRTREDVARQVVTTRGKNGATRPVLVQDVANVVDGSAPRFAAATADGKGETVYTMVQMIAGGNAHQVVARVKDRLSEIEKSLPEGAVIEPFYDRSAFVDEVLGTVKKNLLEGGAIVALVLLVMLGHLRAGLVVASVIPLSMLGAFILMRYFGVSGNLLSLGAIDFGLVVDGSVVVIEGALAAMATHHLSGKQAMGRVAGEMGRAVTMAVLIIAIVYAPVLLLEGVEGKMFRPMALTVLFALGVALILTFTWVPAVGGLLLTGAHHDEPRIVRWLKRVYHPVVSALVDRWKLAAAGVATLVLAGFLVAATRGAEFVPRLEEGDLAIQVTRPPSVTLAEATRGTTAIEQVLMRYPEVERVVSRTGSPDVATDVMGPEQSDVLVILKPRKEWKTAKDAAGFAEVLGPELDKALPGAAFGFTQPIEMRVDELIGGVKADVGVKIFGHDLGKLRTVAEELSQVISATRGAADVRVEPMSGLSMLTLTPDTREMGRRGVRSSELTAFIETLRTGRHAGHLIEGERRFDVMLRANAVPTADDGPIQRVRVPLAEGRSVLLGDVTRVSMSDGPAQVSREQGRRRVLIEVNVRGRDLASFVQELRSRIDAVKLPPGYYVEFGGEYENLASATARLAVVVPLTLGVVLVLLYLAFGSIRPALLIFVNVPAAATGGFVALALRGFELSVSAAVGFLALFGVATLNGVVLLASVRNRQLHGDDTRDAVLGAADERVRPVLVTALVAALGFVPMAIATGTGAEVQRPLATVVIGGLVTASLVTLLALPALYVRFGGKPEAVDGGEVEAPG, from the coding sequence ATGATTGGCCGTCTCGCGCGCCTGGTCGTCGAGTACCCGCTCCTGACCATCCTGGGTGTGTTGGCCCTGATCGTCGTCGGCGTCCGCAGCTACCAGACGCTGCCCATCGATGCCGTGCCTGACCTGACCAACGTGCAGGTACAGGTCCTGACCAGCGCCCCCGGCCTTTCACCCACGGAGGTCGAGCGACTGGTCACCCAGCCGGTCGAGGTGGCGATGACCGGTGTGCCTCACGTCACGCGCATCCGTTCGGTGTCGCGCTCTGGCGTCAGCGCGGTCACGCTGGTGTTCGACGACGCCACCGAGCTCAGCGCGGCGCGCGAGCTGGTCGCGCAGCGCCTGCCCGCGGCGCGCGAGGTGATCCCACCAAGTGCGGGCCGCCCGGAGCTCGGGCCCCTGACCACCAGCCTGGGTGAGGTCTACCACTTCACCGTGCGCTGGCCCGGTCACTCGCTGCGCGAGATCCGCATGCTGCTCGACTGGGACATCGCCTACAGGCTGCGCTCGGTGCCGGGCGTGGTCGAGGTCAACTCGTGGGGCGGCGACACGCGGCAGATCGAGGTGCGCCTCGAGGAGCGCTCGCTGCTTGCGAACGGCGTGACCGCCGAGATGGTCGAAGAGGCCGTGCTCGGCGCCGGGCAGAACGTCAGCGCAGGCTTCGTGGAGCGCAGCGAGGAGGGCACCTTCGTCCGCGCCGAGGCCTCGTACCGCACCCGAGAGGACGTGGCGCGGCAGGTGGTGACGACGCGAGGCAAGAACGGCGCGACCCGTCCCGTGCTGGTGCAGGACGTCGCGAACGTGGTCGATGGCAGTGCGCCGCGCTTCGCCGCTGCGACCGCAGATGGCAAGGGCGAGACCGTCTACACGATGGTGCAGATGATCGCGGGCGGGAACGCGCATCAGGTCGTCGCCCGGGTCAAGGATCGGCTCTCGGAGATCGAGAAGAGCCTGCCGGAAGGCGCGGTGATCGAGCCCTTCTACGACCGATCGGCGTTCGTCGACGAGGTGCTGGGCACGGTGAAGAAGAACCTGCTCGAGGGCGGCGCCATCGTGGCGCTGGTGCTCCTGGTGATGCTGGGTCACCTGCGCGCAGGGCTCGTGGTCGCCTCGGTGATCCCGCTGTCGATGCTCGGCGCCTTCATCCTGATGCGCTACTTCGGTGTGAGCGGGAACCTGCTCAGCCTGGGCGCCATCGACTTCGGTCTGGTGGTCGACGGCTCCGTGGTGGTCATCGAAGGCGCCCTGGCCGCGATGGCCACGCATCATCTCTCGGGCAAGCAAGCCATGGGGCGCGTCGCCGGCGAGATGGGGCGGGCGGTGACCATGGCGGTGCTCATCATCGCCATCGTGTATGCGCCGGTGCTCCTGCTCGAGGGCGTGGAGGGCAAGATGTTCCGGCCCATGGCGCTCACCGTGCTGTTCGCCCTGGGGGTCGCGCTGATCCTGACCTTCACCTGGGTGCCGGCCGTTGGCGGCCTGTTGCTCACGGGCGCGCACCATGACGAGCCACGCATCGTCAGGTGGCTCAAGCGCGTCTACCATCCCGTGGTCAGCGCGCTGGTGGACCGCTGGAAGCTCGCCGCAGCCGGCGTGGCCACGCTGGTCCTCGCGGGCTTTCTCGTCGCCGCGACGCGGGGCGCCGAGTTCGTGCCGCGGCTCGAGGAGGGTGACCTCGCGATCCAGGTCACGCGACCGCCAAGCGTCACGCTCGCCGAGGCGACGCGCGGCACGACCGCGATCGAACAGGTGTTGATGCGCTACCCGGAGGTGGAAAGGGTCGTGAGCCGCACCGGCAGCCCCGACGTCGCGACGGACGTGATGGGCCCCGAGCAGAGCGACGTGCTCGTGATCTTGAAGCCGCGCAAGGAGTGGAAGACCGCGAAGGACGCCGCCGGGTTCGCCGAGGTGCTCGGTCCCGAGCTGGACAAGGCGCTGCCCGGCGCGGCGTTCGGCTTCACGCAGCCCATCGAGATGCGCGTGGACGAGCTGATTGGCGGCGTGAAGGCCGACGTGGGCGTGAAGATCTTCGGTCACGACCTGGGCAAGCTCCGCACGGTCGCCGAGGAGCTGTCGCAGGTCATCAGCGCCACGCGCGGCGCGGCAGACGTGCGCGTGGAGCCGATGAGTGGGCTCAGCATGTTGACCCTGACGCCGGATACCCGAGAGATGGGGCGCCGCGGGGTCCGCTCGTCGGAGCTCACTGCGTTCATCGAGACGCTGAGGACCGGGCGGCATGCAGGTCACCTGATCGAAGGTGAGCGTCGCTTCGACGTGATGTTGCGGGCGAATGCCGTCCCGACTGCCGACGACGGTCCCATCCAGCGCGTACGCGTGCCGCTCGCAGAGGGTCGCTCCGTCCTGCTCGGCGACGTGACCCGCGTCTCGATGTCGGACGGTCCCGCTCAGGTGAGCCGCGAGCAAGGCCGGCGGCGCGTGCTGATCGAGGTGAACGTGCGAGGGCGCGACCTGGCGAGCTTCGTGCAAGAGCTACGCTCGCGCATCGATGCCGTGAAGTTGCCGCCGGGCTACTACGTGGAGTTCGGCGGCGAGTACGAGAACCTGGCTAGCGCCACCGCGCGGCTGGCCGTGGTGGTGCCGCTGACGCTGGGGGTGGTGCTCGTGCTGCTGTACCTGGCCTTCGGCTCGATCCGCCCGGCGCTGCTCATCTTCGTCAACGTGCCCGCGGCGGCGACGGGTGGGTTCGTGGCGCTTGCGCTCCGCGGGTTCGAGCTGAGCGTGAGCGCGGCAGTGGGGTTCCTCGCGCTGTTCGGCGTGGCGACGCTGAACGGCGTGGTGTTGCTCGCGTCCGTGCGGAATCGACAGCTGCACGGCGACGACACGCGCGACGCGGTGCTGGGCGCGGCCGACGAGCGTGTGCGACCGGTGCTGGTCACTGCCCTGGTGGCGGCCCTGGGCTTCGTCCCCATGGCCATCGCCACCGGCACCGGTGCCGAGGTGCAGCGCCCACTCGCGACGGTCGTGATCGGCGGGCTGGTCACCGCTTCGCTGGTCACGCTGCTGGCGCTGCCCGCGCTCTACGTGCGCTTCGGGGGCAAGCCCGAGGCAGTGGACGGGGGCGAGGTCGAAGCGCCGGGGTGA
- a CDS encoding CopG family transcriptional regulator produces MPTTIHVPRQLLVRVDARAKALGVSRNRVILAAIEGAIEGKLTWPAELISQLAEPLDPEAGRAFERSLQAVRRKRSHRRRPPVI; encoded by the coding sequence GTGCCGACGACGATCCACGTACCCCGCCAGCTCCTCGTCCGTGTGGATGCTCGAGCCAAGGCGCTCGGCGTGAGTCGGAACCGCGTGATCCTCGCCGCCATAGAGGGCGCCATAGAGGGCAAGCTCACGTGGCCCGCCGAGCTCATCTCACAGCTTGCCGAGCCGCTCGATCCCGAGGCTGGGCGCGCGTTCGAGCGGAGCCTCCAAGCAGTCAGGCGCAAGCGCTCGCATCGGCGTCGACCACCGGTGATTTGA
- a CDS encoding type II toxin-antitoxin system VapC family toxin, with the protein MHLLDTSALSALMRSEPAHGRRLLELAPAEVGIAQPVLAEVRYGLARMPRSRRRTALEQRLAVLLHAIRRVAWNDEVSSEFGELRASLERRGERLDDFDAIIAAHALAYDSTLVTSNRRHFERVPRLSLEDWSR; encoded by the coding sequence ATGCACTTGCTGGACACCTCCGCGTTGTCGGCACTGATGCGCAGCGAGCCGGCACACGGTCGCCGGCTACTCGAGCTGGCGCCGGCTGAGGTTGGAATCGCGCAGCCGGTGCTCGCCGAAGTGCGCTACGGCTTGGCGCGAATGCCGCGAAGTCGCCGGCGAACGGCGCTCGAGCAACGGCTTGCGGTCTTGCTTCACGCGATCCGGCGAGTGGCGTGGAACGACGAGGTGAGCTCCGAGTTCGGCGAGCTTCGTGCGTCGCTGGAGCGCCGAGGCGAGCGACTCGACGACTTCGACGCGATCATCGCTGCTCACGCGCTTGCCTACGATTCCACGCTGGTCACGAGCAATCGTCGGCACTTCGAGCGTGTGCCCCGGCTGTCCCTCGAGGACTGGAGCCGCTGA
- a CDS encoding efflux RND transporter periplasmic adaptor subunit has product MRKELLLLAFACLTACSKKEPEGAQVTSEPKKHVIIVDTALIDSGRIRVVRAERRAVGGLIIATGQIEPPPDAAAAITSPITARVKEISVRRGDRVKKGDKLAVLDAGEVARVRADLARAKARRVHAERVLAQEEKLSAEKATSERALSDARSALDTARADERAASALLTSFGASGGAQLVLKAPIDGTVVAVDGVVGAPVEATAPLFRLVDTKRLVARADVAESDAHLVPVGASAAISRGDKRIGCEATVESHSPHVDPATRTVPFRVRLGEKCGDFNSGAFVDIAIERAADGGKMLISLPRDAVVSVDEVPIVFIAGKPGEFEPRSVRVAEYTGPRVFLEQGVNEGESVAERGALLLKGELMRSRLE; this is encoded by the coding sequence ATGAGGAAGGAGCTGCTGCTGCTGGCATTCGCCTGCCTGACCGCGTGCTCGAAGAAGGAGCCCGAAGGCGCGCAGGTGACGAGCGAGCCGAAGAAGCACGTCATCATCGTCGACACGGCCCTGATCGACTCTGGTCGAATCCGCGTGGTCCGGGCGGAGCGACGCGCGGTCGGTGGCTTGATCATCGCGACCGGCCAGATCGAGCCGCCGCCCGACGCCGCCGCGGCCATCACCTCGCCGATCACCGCGCGCGTGAAGGAGATCTCCGTTCGTCGCGGCGACCGGGTCAAGAAGGGTGACAAGCTAGCCGTGCTCGATGCAGGCGAGGTCGCACGCGTGCGCGCCGACCTTGCGCGGGCCAAGGCGCGCCGTGTTCACGCGGAGCGCGTGCTTGCGCAAGAGGAGAAGCTCTCTGCCGAGAAGGCCACCAGCGAGCGAGCGCTGTCCGACGCGAGGAGCGCGCTGGACACCGCGCGCGCCGACGAGCGCGCTGCTTCCGCGCTGCTGACGAGCTTTGGCGCCTCGGGCGGGGCGCAGCTGGTGCTGAAGGCGCCCATCGACGGCACGGTGGTCGCCGTGGACGGAGTGGTGGGTGCTCCCGTGGAGGCCACGGCGCCGCTGTTCCGCCTCGTCGACACCAAGCGCTTGGTGGCGCGAGCGGACGTCGCGGAGAGCGACGCGCACCTCGTGCCCGTCGGCGCGAGCGCGGCGATCTCCCGCGGCGACAAGCGGATCGGCTGCGAGGCGACGGTCGAGTCTCACTCGCCGCACGTCGACCCCGCCACGCGCACCGTGCCCTTCCGGGTCCGCCTGGGTGAGAAGTGCGGCGACTTCAACTCGGGCGCCTTCGTCGACATCGCCATCGAACGCGCCGCGGACGGCGGCAAGATGCTGATCTCGCTGCCCCGCGACGCCGTGGTCAGCGTCGACGAGGTGCCGATCGTGTTCATCGCCGGCAAGCCCGGCGAGTTCGAGCCAAGGAGCGTGCGAGTGGCTGAATACACCGGGCCGCGGGTGTTCCTGGAACAGGGGGTGAACGAAGGCGAAAGCGTCGCCGAGCGTGGGGCGCTGCTGCTCAAGGGCGAGCTCATGCGCTCGCGGCTGGAGTGA
- a CDS encoding TolC family protein gives MRLLLVLALSTLASTALGAPVRMDLADAMRRAERHAPALGPRRAAVQSTRGLARAAVQKLSVPPRIEIEVGPRFRSNPSRVGVDATLGLWQDLPLGGVGSARRRWAAAVGGEADARLVVTVHDARAEAALSWIDMRLARELEGIRRESLEHAQSIAKVAGARVRAGSVPPSEEATAKALAGRARTDVIDAEGRAFVAETALRHLTGTQTQNIEVVGPLDVADRPLALPQLLAAARAGQPDVLAADAAALRGERAVEMTRALGKPSLALGPSVTREATGDWIVLARAAFPLPLVSPAAVETARARAEASVQRAEARHARAALERELDLALHERQHARELRDALREGVIGPAREALRQSLAQYEAGSIDTASVLAARRELLGAQERWAEAAADVRRADIRLMRLMGRDPRELGAKGRR, from the coding sequence ATGCGACTCCTCCTGGTTCTCGCGCTCTCGACCCTGGCCAGCACCGCGCTCGGCGCTCCTGTACGGATGGACCTGGCGGACGCCATGCGTCGCGCCGAGCGCCATGCCCCGGCCCTCGGACCGAGACGTGCGGCGGTCCAGAGCACGCGCGGGCTGGCGCGTGCGGCGGTCCAGAAGCTCTCGGTGCCGCCGAGGATCGAGATCGAGGTCGGGCCCCGTTTCCGTTCCAACCCGAGCCGTGTGGGTGTCGATGCGACGCTCGGGCTCTGGCAAGACCTGCCGCTCGGGGGCGTGGGCTCCGCGCGCCGGCGCTGGGCGGCGGCGGTCGGCGGTGAGGCTGACGCGCGTCTGGTCGTGACGGTGCACGATGCGCGAGCCGAGGCCGCGCTGTCGTGGATCGACATGCGGCTCGCGCGCGAGCTCGAGGGCATCCGGCGCGAGTCCCTGGAGCACGCCCAGAGCATCGCGAAGGTAGCCGGTGCGCGGGTGCGTGCGGGCAGCGTGCCCCCGTCGGAAGAGGCGACGGCCAAGGCCCTGGCAGGCCGCGCCAGGACCGACGTGATCGACGCTGAAGGGCGGGCCTTCGTCGCCGAGACCGCCCTCCGACATCTGACCGGGACCCAGACGCAGAACATCGAGGTCGTGGGCCCGCTCGATGTCGCCGACCGCCCTCTGGCGCTGCCCCAGTTGCTCGCCGCGGCTCGTGCCGGTCAGCCCGACGTGTTGGCCGCGGATGCGGCCGCGCTGCGCGGCGAGCGTGCCGTCGAGATGACGCGCGCGCTCGGGAAGCCGTCTCTCGCCCTCGGGCCGAGCGTCACGCGCGAGGCCACCGGTGACTGGATCGTGCTGGCCCGCGCCGCGTTCCCTCTTCCCCTGGTCAGCCCTGCCGCGGTCGAGACCGCGCGCGCGCGCGCCGAAGCCTCCGTCCAGAGGGCCGAGGCGCGCCATGCCCGAGCTGCGCTGGAGCGCGAGCTCGACCTGGCGCTGCACGAACGCCAGCACGCGCGAGAGCTGCGCGATGCCCTGCGCGAAGGGGTCATCGGACCCGCGCGCGAAGCCCTGCGCCAGTCTCTGGCGCAGTACGAGGCTGGGAGCATCGACACGGCGTCGGTGCTCGCGGCCCGTCGCGAGCTTCTGGGCGCCCAGGAGCGCTGGGCCGAAGCGGCGGCGGACGTGCGCCGCGCTGACATCCGATTGATGCGCCTGATGGGGCGTGACCCCCGTGAGCTTGGCGCGAAAGGAAGACGATGA
- a CDS encoding helix-turn-helix domain-containing protein translates to MAKKITKVGRYRVEDASRPYTPGDELSLRQLAGYQRRAVRTVLRDVRNVEPEILRFGRKAIGLTQPQLAELFGVAPETVSRWETGAEPFKPYVQLALATLIDVAETAGGADLGNRLENALPPDGTITLKAS, encoded by the coding sequence ATGGCAAAGAAGATCACGAAGGTTGGCCGCTACCGCGTGGAAGACGCATCGCGACCCTACACGCCGGGCGACGAGCTTTCCCTTCGCCAGCTCGCGGGCTATCAGCGCCGCGCGGTACGCACGGTCCTGCGTGACGTCAGAAACGTGGAGCCTGAGATTCTCAGGTTCGGCAGGAAGGCGATCGGCCTGACCCAGCCTCAGCTCGCGGAGTTGTTTGGGGTCGCCCCGGAGACCGTCTCCCGTTGGGAAACCGGCGCGGAACCATTCAAGCCTTACGTTCAGCTCGCGCTCGCGACATTGATCGACGTTGCCGAGACGGCCGGCGGCGCTGATCTAGGGAATCGGCTGGAGAATGCCCTCCCGCCGGACGGCACTATCACGCTGAAGGCGAGCTGA
- a CDS encoding NAD(P)-binding protein → MGIVGAGFAGLVCADRLAAKGVAATLHEAADRVGGRARPRRSGRVLGVSVDGLPRTGGSNPGRSHDPTACAHCGASSGRPTRPRCAVLVLTGDVEQPTRPKFGQRADRSRRGAGVPGGGRTRRSAHVLRGAPGPLHNLRRLPMDPQVLRDVPRRLGPKGHNRGWVKRHAPCVNCAAGSKRRGEKRDDPGDVPSVRGRYARRSRQAPTTCGKRPSEAPRISEGVLHLPPLSSAGGRP, encoded by the coding sequence ATCGGCATCGTCGGCGCCGGCTTCGCTGGCCTGGTGTGCGCCGATCGCCTCGCGGCCAAGGGTGTCGCGGCCACGCTGCACGAAGCGGCAGACCGCGTGGGCGGGCGCGCGCGGCCGCGTCGCTCGGGACGCGTGCTCGGGGTGTCGGTCGACGGTCTCCCGCGCACCGGCGGTTCGAATCCGGGACGGTCACATGATCCGACGGCATGCGCGCACTGCGGTGCGAGCTCCGGGAGGCCGACACGCCCACGCTGCGCGGTGCTCGTTCTCACTGGCGACGTCGAACAGCCTACGCGACCGAAGTTTGGTCAGCGGGCTGACCGCTCGCGACGTGGCGCAGGTGTGCCCGGTGGCGGCAGAACGCGCCGCAGCGCGCACGTCTTGCGGGGCGCGCCCGGGCCGTTGCACAATCTGCGGCGGCTGCCGATGGATCCGCAAGTGTTGCGCGATGTGCCCCGTCGATTGGGGCCGAAGGGGCACAATCGCGGCTGGGTAAAGAGGCACGCGCCTTGCGTGAATTGCGCGGCAGGAAGCAAGCGGCGAGGCGAGAAGCGTGATGACCCTGGCGATGTCCCGAGCGTGCGCGGACGGTATGCACGCCGTTCGAGACAAGCGCCTACCACCTGTGGCAAAAGGCCGTCCGAAGCGCCGCGAATTTCCGAGGGGGTCTTGCACCTGCCGCCACTGAGTTCGGCAGGAGGTAGACCTTGA
- a CDS encoding type II toxin-antitoxin system prevent-host-death family antitoxin, which yields MKSTYSVSEAQSALPRLLKSAERGEAVCIRRHSEPVAYIVSRERMEAIVETMELLASPDAMRAIREHRAKKTKFLALSELDRDE from the coding sequence ATGAAATCTACGTATAGCGTCAGCGAGGCGCAGAGCGCGCTGCCCCGGCTGCTCAAGAGCGCAGAGCGGGGCGAGGCGGTGTGCATCCGCCGGCACAGCGAGCCAGTCGCCTACATCGTGTCGCGGGAGCGAATGGAGGCCATCGTGGAGACCATGGAGCTCTTGGCGAGCCCCGACGCGATGCGGGCCATCCGCGAGCACCGAGCGAAGAAGACGAAGTTCCTGGCGCTGTCCGAGCTCGACCGAGACGAATGA
- a CDS encoding putative metal-binding motif-containing protein yields the protein MQTRRKFVVGPLFWIAFAPSALLWSCGGGGSSGTGGLGGSSGTGGAEAGTCVANDGDCDGFADESAGGKDCDDTDPKIHPDASEVVKDGVDQNCDGIDGVDFDQDGHATVPSGGDDCDDADAKTYMGAPDTAGDGKDQSCDGADGIDADGDGVASTASGGSDCNDADAAVAPGKADSVGDGVDQSCDGVDGTDKDGDKHASKASGGDDCNDNLADTFPGAVDMIGDGKDQDCSGVDGVDADKDGFASKASGGPDCDDADVAVNPGSQDNEWQLQSPVTGMPSS from the coding sequence GTGCAAACGCGCAGAAAGTTCGTTGTCGGCCCGCTCTTCTGGATCGCTTTCGCCCCGTCTGCCTTGCTCTGGTCCTGCGGGGGCGGAGGCTCGAGCGGCACCGGGGGCTTGGGCGGTAGCAGTGGGACCGGCGGCGCCGAGGCCGGGACCTGCGTCGCGAACGACGGCGACTGCGACGGCTTCGCGGACGAGAGCGCTGGCGGCAAGGACTGCGACGACACCGATCCGAAGATCCACCCGGATGCTTCCGAGGTGGTGAAGGACGGGGTCGACCAGAACTGCGACGGCATCGACGGGGTCGACTTCGACCAGGACGGGCACGCCACGGTCCCCAGTGGCGGCGACGACTGCGACGACGCCGACGCCAAGACCTACATGGGCGCCCCGGACACGGCCGGAGATGGCAAGGACCAGAGCTGCGACGGCGCCGACGGCATCGACGCCGATGGCGACGGCGTGGCGTCGACGGCCAGCGGGGGCTCCGACTGCAACGACGCCGACGCCGCAGTCGCGCCCGGCAAGGCCGACAGCGTCGGCGACGGCGTCGATCAGAGCTGCGACGGCGTGGACGGCACCGACAAGGACGGCGACAAGCACGCCTCCAAGGCGAGCGGCGGCGACGACTGCAACGACAACCTCGCCGATACCTTCCCGGGTGCCGTCGACATGATCGGCGACGGCAAGGATCAGGACTGCAGCGGTGTCGACGGGGTCGATGCCGACAAGGACGGGTTCGCCTCCAAGGCCTCGGGGGGGCCCGACTGCGACGACGCCGACGTGGCGGTGAACCCCGGGAGCCAGGACAACGAGTGGCAGCTCCAGTCCCCAGTGACCGGAATGCCGTCGTCGTAA